From the genome of Uranotaenia lowii strain MFRU-FL unplaced genomic scaffold, ASM2978415v1 HiC_scaffold_570, whole genome shotgun sequence, one region includes:
- the LOC129760318 gene encoding pyruvate carboxylase, mitochondrial-like gives MSMCGAQIALKSFKRFPRVRVWSLAKNAYSTQVEYKPIRSVLVANRGEIAIRVFRACNELGIRSVAVYSEQDKMHMHRQKADESYLVGKGLAPVEAYLSIPEVIRVCKENDVDAVHPG, from the exons ATGTCTATGTGCGGTGCTCAAATTGCCTTGAAGTCTTTCAAGAGATTTCCACGCGTCAGAGTTTGGTCACTCGCCAAAAATGCTTACTCAACTCAG GTAGAATACAAACCCATCCGATCCGTACTGGTTGCGAATCGTGGCGAGATCGCCATCCGTGTCTTCCGGGCATGTAACGAGCTGGGCATCCGGTCCGTGGCCGTGTATTCGGAACAGGACAAAATGCACATGCATCGCCAGAAGGCCGACGAATCGTACCTCGTGGGCAAAGGCTTGGCCCCGGTCGAAGCCTATCTCAGCATTCCAGAAGTGATTCGTGTATGCAAGGAAAACGATGTCGATGCCGTGCATCCGGGGTAA